The following proteins are encoded in a genomic region of Dioscorea cayenensis subsp. rotundata cultivar TDr96_F1 chromosome 8, TDr96_F1_v2_PseudoChromosome.rev07_lg8_w22 25.fasta, whole genome shotgun sequence:
- the LOC120266456 gene encoding uncharacterized protein LOC120266456 produces MASLLRRKLLQNPTTLRALFSRPKGLPANPSPFLNSQSILFPIPNSFSPDPKTKSSSPSPGFLNPKFYPKSTKYQGFQESQWLIPRFSSSSPEKPDSGDSQKPPETPDFKHQEIESPTVERDLSNLADETRQSLDSLRKSVYDLSSSLALLGVANLTVGAAIIYFLQPNGVFAVQGLVAFAFPFSVAFVMRRSLKPMAFFRKVEEQGRLQLLTLCLQVSKTLNLLFLRIRVVSLGCVAGLVAGSLVTLWPQ; encoded by the coding sequence ATGGCGTCTCTCCTCCGTCGCAagctcctccaaaaccctaccACTCTCCGTGCCCTCTTCTCCCGACCCAAAGGATTGCCCGCAAACCCTAGCCCTTTTCTCAATTCTCAGTCCATTCTCTTCCCCATCCCCAATTCCTTCTCGCCCGATCCCAAAACCAAATCATCAAGCCCTAGTCCTGGTTTCCTTAATCCCAAATTTTATCCAAAATCTACTAAATATCAGGGGTTTCAGGAATCCCAGTGGTTGATCCCTCGTTTTTCGTCGAGTTCGCCGGAGAAGCCTGATTCTGGTGACTCCCAGAAGCCTCCTGAAACCCCAGATTTCAAGCACCAGGAGATCGAAAGCCCTACGGTGGAACGGGATCTATCGAATCTCGCCGACGAGACCAGGCAATCCCTGGACAGCCTCCGCAAGTCCGTCTACGATCTCAGCTCCTCCCTCGCCCTACTTGGCGTCGCCAACCTCACCGTCGGTGCCGCCATCATCTATTTCTTGCAACCTAACGGGGTGTTCGCAGTCCAGGGCCTCGTAGCCTTCGCGTTTCCCTTCTCCGTTGCTTTCGTGATGCGTCGCTCGCTCAAGCCGATGGCTTTTTTCAGGAAGGTGGAGGAACAGGGCCGGCTACAGTTATTGACGCTCTGTCTCCAGGTTTCCAAAACTTTGAATCTCTTGTTCTTGAGAATTCGTGTGGTTTCTCTTGGTTGTGTTGCTGGTCTTGTTGCCGGTTCTCTAGTTACACTCTGGCCTCAATGA